In Mercurialis annua linkage group LG5, ddMerAnnu1.2, whole genome shotgun sequence, a single genomic region encodes these proteins:
- the LOC126681226 gene encoding MLP-like protein 328: MVEKIETVLELSCTPQQFFNVWKNEAHQIPNHTPTNIHAVHCHDGDWETVGSLKVWKCTIGGKSEMFKEQIEVDEEQMKVCLVGVEGDVMESYKVFKPTYYLAPKGEGCLATCVIEYEKMNDSVPPPDKYMEFMIIVTQEIADGLAPKK; this comes from the exons ATGGTTGAAAAGATAGAGACGGTCCTAGAACTGAGTTGTACTCCTCAGCAATTCTTCAACGTATGGAAAAACGAAGCTCACCAGATTCCGAATCATACTCCGACGAACATACATGCTGTTCATTGTCATGATGGTGATTGGGAGACTGTTGGATCTCTCAAGGTCTGGAAGTGTACTATTG GTGGGAAAAGTGAGATGTTCAAAGAGCAGATAGAAGTAGATGAAGAACAAATGAAAGTATGTCTGGTCGGAGTTGAAGGAGATGTGATGGAATCTTACAAGGTCTTCAAGCCAACTTATTACCTTGCACCTAAAGGTGAAGGCTGTTTGGCCACATGTGTCATTGAATACGAGAAGATGAATGACTCTGTCCCACCTCCGGATAAGTACATGGAATTCATGATCATTGTCACTCAAGAAATTGCTGATGGCCTTGCTCCCAAAAAATAA
- the LOC126682038 gene encoding MLP-like protein 328 yields the protein MVQKLETVLKLKSSAEQFYSLWKDRVYEVPTYTPSNVQEVDLCKGDWGISGSILAWYYTMGGEEGVFKEKHIVDDENKIVATIGLEGEVFNMYKVYNPIWEFIPKPNGCSLAKITLEYEKLNRTVPVPYNYMDFLIQITRDSDEGLIRESDCQN from the exons ATGGTTCAGAAACTGGAAACTGTGTTAAAACTCAAGTCAAGTGCTGAGCAATTCTATAGTTTATGGAAGGATCGAGTCTACGAGGTGCCTACCTATACCCCTTCCAATGTTCAGGAAGTTGATCTCTGTAAAGGTGACTGGGGGATTTCTGGCTCCATCTTGGCCTGGTATTACACCATGG GTGGGGAAGAAGGGGTATTCAAAGAAAAGCATATAGTGGACGATGAGAACAAAATAGTGGCTACGATTGGTCTAGAAGGTGAAGTATTCAACATGTACAAGGTCTATAATCCCATCTGGGAGTTCATTCCTAAGCCAAATGGCTGCAGCTTGGCCAAAATTACTCTTGAATATGAGAAGCTAAATAGGACTGTCCCTGTTCCTTATAATTACATGGATTTTCTTATCCAAATCACTAGAGATAGTGATGAAGGGCTCATCAGGGAATCTGATTGTCAAAACTAA